In the genome of Stigmatopora nigra isolate UIUO_SnigA chromosome 7, RoL_Snig_1.1, whole genome shotgun sequence, the window ATGCGTGTCTCtctagtttttgttttgtttactttgtcccagttttgattatttgtatagttatttttaattaaaattcctAATTTGTGTAGCAGTAACAGCGCCCTCTGGCTTTCTGCTTCGTTTTGGATCCCAAGgcaaaatatgacaatatcTTGTGTATAGACAAAACTTCATTTCTGTTCTGAATTGCGTAATTTTCGACTGAATATATTGAacttttcattaaaatatatttctataaaaCAAAATCTGTCTATTTTGCATTTGGGGAAtctaacattttaattattatggTGGAGATACAAAGGTAGAAATGACAGTGAGTAGTTCACACAAGTGAAAGGGTGAGAAATGAGAGTAGTATAGCTGACCAGTAGGTGGCGCTGTGTGAAATAGCAGCTCCGTTGCAGAGGTGAGTGTCACAACATTGGTTGGTGAAGGTGAAGTTGAGACCCATGATGGACTTGTGGCCCGTCAAACCGCAAAGGGAAGGATGGATGCAGCTCTTTTCCGACAGTACAACCCGCATTTCTCCTGGAAAGATTGGTCATGTGATCACATATGGTTTTGACAAATGGTAGACAATTGGAATTAaaaatttgaaacaaatgaatggaaaaaaactataCAAAATGAGAAGTGACCTAAAGAttataaaagtaaatattacTATTTTCgggtttgcgggggtgctggagcctatcccaggggAAAAAGTGTGGGCTACACCGTAACTGGTCGCCATAGTTACAATCATAGTTCAATCAATCGCAGTCAAAATAAAAGTGAATATAGTATGATCAGATTTGAAAAGTCAAATTTtatggcctgtgattggccggaaaccaatttaaaaataataataatattaatgtatAAATTGAAGTGAAAACCAGTCAATAAAAGtgctttattttaattgtaattttatatttcagtattattattcttatttggCGCAAGTTGTTagcactattattatttttatatggtggctcacagctttggggtcttgggttcaaatccaggttggtccacctgtgtggagtttgtatgttctttgTGGGTTTTGTCAGGGTATTCTGGTTAccttcccacattcccaaaaagaaaaccatggctgattggacactctaaattgcccctagctatgagtgattggttgtttgtatcatcgtgccctgtgattggttggattCCGGGTAACTCACCTTTCTCACCCACCACTTTGCTGAAGAGGCAAACTTGTCCAGCGGGACACATGAGAGGAAAGCGGATGCATTCCAGAGGAGAGACGGCAGGAAATACACACGTGTAGCAGAACAGAGGAACTGAAGAACAAAAATCATAAATCATAAATCATAAATCCATATCCATTCAGACGGATGCCATTATTCAACAATCCACCTAATGATGTTTAAACTGTCTTTTAGTGTCattcactatatatatatttttttagaatttagcTTTAAACtactttaaatagaaaaataagttTGCTTTATTtgtatcttatttattttttattgttatttatttttaaccctaTTATGgacagtgaaaagccatttattACTTTACAGTTAAGACTTTTAACCCTTGAAAGACCATTGTTTTCAGTCATTAAAACATTGTATGTGTACAAAAAGTATTATATTATGAGATTCATTATCATGGTGttctttttatatgtatattttagtattattatgaATATATACAAATGGATTGGCATCTTTATAATCATTGtgctctttatatatatatatttttatatcattatGAATATCTATAAATGGATTAGCATTAATAGCAGTTTGTTAAAGTGTGTATGAGagcattttaaaattttaaatatatagaaaaatgaatatatgaaaAACAAGAATAGTAAATACTAtactattttacaaaatatatagataacgatcaaaaagtacacatttatttacttttt includes:
- the LOC144199634 gene encoding uncharacterized protein LOC144199634 codes for the protein MMSRMLVPLLFLFVVPSVVPLFCYTCVFPAVSPLECIRFPLMCPAGQVCLFSKVVGEKGEMRVVLSEKSCIHPSLCGLTGHKSIMGLNFTFTNQCCDTHLCNGAAISHSATYWSAILLSFLTLSLV